Within the Candidatus Woesearchaeota archaeon genome, the region CATTGCTTTACTATCCAAACTCTTTTTTCAAATGTCAATTTGTACATAAACATCACCGAGTGAGGTTTATGTGTAAACTAATAATGGGATAGCACAGTTTGTATTCGTATCCGAAACCTTTAAATAGAAGTGTCTATTTTAACCTTTCTACGTTGACTTAAAGTCAACTAATCTATATGAAATTAAAGATATTTTAAAGGTGCCAGAAGATGACCAAGAAAAAGCACGAGCACGCTGAGGAAAAAGAGCCAAAAAAAGAGGCCGTGCAGGATCCTAAGGATGTTCAAATTGCAGAGCTGACAGACACCCTGCAAAGGCTCCAGGCAGAGTTTGAGAATTACAAGAAAAGAGTGGACAAGGAAAAAGAGAGTTTTGCAAAGTACTGCAATGGAAAGATGGTTGCAAGGCTTTTGCCGCTGCTGGACAGCTTTGAGCAGGCCATCAAGAATGGCAATGGCGCAGATATTGAAAAGTTCAGGAAAGGCATTGAATTGATTTATGCCCAGCTGTATTCACTGCTTGAGGCAGATGGCTTAAGGCCTATCAAGGCTGTTGGAGAAAAATTTGACCCTTACAGGCATGAAGTGCTGATGCAGGCTGAAAGCGACAAGGATGACACCATACTTGAGGAATTCCAGAAAGGATACATGCTCGGGGATTCGGTCTTACGGCACAGCAAAGTGAAAATCGGCAAGAAAAAGCCAGAAAATCTTGCAGGAGAGGAAAAGAATGAAACCTAAAAGATATCCAATTGCAACAACAGGCGTTGTTGTGGCAAACAGGAAGAATGAGATTTTGCTGCTCAAGAGAACCAATAATCCATACAAAGGCTACTGGACAATTCCCGGCGGGCATATTGAATGGGATGAAGATGTGGCAAAATGCGCCATCAGGGAAACAGAAGAAGAGACTGGAATCAAGCTTGACAAGATCAGCTTCCTGAGGTATAACCAGGAGATAGACAGGAAGAGGGATTGGCACGCAATTGCAATTGTTTTTCACGCCAAGACATCAAAGAAGCCAAAAAAGAGGACAAATGAGGCCAGCGAAATCAGGTTTTTCAGCGAAAAGGATGCAAAAAAACTAAAGATAGCATTTGGGCACGGCAAGACAATCAAGGAGTACTACTCAAAATCTGCAGGGTGATATCATGAACATGGAAACAATCATGCCGGAAGGCGGGCAAAACAGGATGTACCTTTCATCAGAGCAATTGTTAAAATACCTCATCGGAAAGGATGAAACTGTTGACACATTAATTATTTGCGGCAAGGAAGGAACTTCTCTTTTTACAACGGATCTTGCCCTGCACGAGGCGTTCGGCTCAATCAAGCCATATGACAATGTGAAGACAAACAGGATTGCAAAGCTGTTTGAGAATGTTGATGTGGAATCTTTTAGGAAGGCGGCCAAAATGGGCAAGCCTGTCCTGACTCATGAAAGGGTCGAAGAGTTGAGGAGTGTTGCATTAAAAAATAAAAATGACAATCGGGGTGGATGAACATGGCAAAAATAATTGGGATAGACTTAGGTACCAGCAATTCAGCAGCAGCATTTTTGGAGGCGGGCAGGCCGAAGATCATACCGAGCGCTGAAGGTGCATCTTTGTATGGAAAGGCGTTTCCGAGCGTGGTTGCGTTCACAAAAGACAACCAGATGCTCGTTGGCGAGCCGGCCAAAAGGCAGGCAGTGAGCAATCCTGACGGAACAATTTTCGCAGCCAAGCGAAAGATGGGAACAAGCCACAAGTACAAGGTGCATGGCAAGGATTACACGCCACAGCAGATTTCTGCATATGTGCTCCAGAAAATCAAGAAGGATGCGGAGGAATTCCTGGGGGAAAAGATTGAAAAGGCAGTTATAACAGTGCCTGCATATTTTGATGATAACCAGAGGCAGGCGACAAAGGACGCAGGGACAATTGCTGGCCTTGAAGTTGTGAGGATAATCAATGAGCCAACTGCAGCCAGCCTTGCATATGGCCTGGACAAGGTTGACAAGGAGCAGAAAATTCTTGTTTTTGATTTTGGCGGCGGGACGCTTGATGTGACAATAATGGAATTTGGCCAGGGAGTGTTTGAAGTCAAGTCAACTTCAGGCGATACGCAGCTCGGCGGCACAGACATGGACAAGGCTGTTGTTGACTGGGTGGTAAAGGAATTCAAGAAGCAGGAAAATGTTGACATATCCAAGGACAGCATGGCCATGCAAAGGGTTAGGGAGGCAGCTGAAAAGGCAAAGATTGAGCTGTCAACAACATTGGATACTGACCTGAACCTTCCGTTCATTACTGCAACAAACGACGGGCCAAAGCATTTGACCATGAAATTGAGGAGGAGTCAGCTTGAGGAGCTTGTCAGGCCGATTATAGACAAGTGCAGGCACCCTGTTGAACAGGCATTGAAGGATGCCAAGCTCACCAGGAATGATGTTGACAAGATTATCATGGTCGGCGGCCCGACAAGGATGCCCATCCTGCAGAAATTTGTGGAAGACATGCTGGGCAAAAAAGTCGAGAGGGGCGTTGACCCAATGGAATGCGTTGCAATGGGTGCAGCCATCCAGGCAGGCGTGCTGTCTGGCGAAGTGAAAGATATACTTTTGCTTGATGTGACGCCTCTTTCCCTTGGCATTGAGACTCTGGGAGGCGTGTTCACTAAATTGATAGAGAGGAATGCGACTATCCCAACTAAGAAAAGCCAGACTTTCTCAACAGCAGCTGACAACCAGCCTGCTGTGACAATAAGGGTATTCCAGGGAGAAAGGCCGATGGCGAATGACAACAAATTGCTGGGCCAGTTTGACCTTGTTGGAATTCCACCCGCACCAAGAGGCATCCCGAAGATTGAAGTCACTTTTGACATTGATGCAAATGGCATTGTGCATGTTACAGCACATGACTTAGGAACAGGCAAGCAGCAGTCCATCAAGATAACAGCAAGCCAGAAGCTGAGCGACGATGAGATTGAGCGGATGAAAAAGCAGGCTGAAGAGCATGCGGATGAGGACAAGAAAAGAAAGGAAGAGGCTGAAGTGATCAACCAGGCTGACACACTTGTCTATTCCAGCGAAAAATTGTTCAAGGACTTTGAAGGCAAGGTCAAGGCAGATGAGCTCGAGCCTGTGAAAGGGGAGATTGCAGAGCTGAAAAAGCTGCTTGAGGCTGAAAGCAAGGATGCATCAGCAATCAAGGCAAAGACGGATAGCATCAATGAGAAAATCCAGAAGCTGAGCACAGAGCTTTATTCCAGGGTGCAGCAAGAGCAGGCAGCGCAGGCTGCTGATCCCGGCAACGGCCATGCCGAGCATGGCGACAGCCATGGAAATGACAGTCCCGGCGACGAAAAAGTTGTGGATGCTGAATATGAAGTGAAGGACAAGGAAGGGAAAGGCGCGGAAGGTGACAGGAAAGCCGGGAAGAAGAAGTAATTAGAAAGATTAAGTTTGAATGGCAAATCACTTGGATTCGAAGTTGTGTTTAAGTTGCATGAACGTGGCCAATGGAAGTCGGAGAAGTAGTGCCAGAGGTGCACTTTTTTCCTGTTCGACCTTAACAAAACTCAAAATATCCGATATATCCGCTGGAAGATGATCATCAACTAAGGTTTTACCACCCATTAATGCATTGGCACGATACTGTGAAAATTGATCAGGATCCGATGTTTGATAAGTAGGAGTGGCATTTTCCCATAATTTGAAGGCTTCCTTAACAGTTGGAACATAGAGTACATATGTGACTTGAGATTTTGGATTGCCTGGTGGCAACAACACTTCCGCGAAGGAATAAGCACTTCGCCACGGGAATGGTACGTCATCGAACATGGGGATTAGCATATGGGCAAAATTATAAATCTTTGCAAAAGAAGGCTGGACTGGATTAAATTTAAATAGAACCAAAGAAGGACTTAAGAAGATGGCAGGGGAAAAAGACTACTACAAAATTCTCGGCGTTGAAAAGGGTGCAAGCAAAGAGGACATTAGAAAAGCCTACAAGAACCTTGCCAAGAAATACCACCCGGACCTCAATAAAAGCCCGGATGCCACTGAAAAGTTCAAGGAAATCAACGAGGCTGCGGCTGTGCTTGCTGACGACCAGAAGCGGCAGCAATATGATGCCTATGGCACAACAGCCGAGCAGTTCGGCGGGGCAGGATTTGACTTCCGCGATTTCATGAGCGGCCATGACTTTGATTTTGACACTATTTTTGACAGCTTTTTCGGGGAAGGCGGCTCAATTTTCGGGGGCCAGGATATTTTTGGGAGGGGCAGGAGAAGGTCAAGAGGCCCAAGAAGGGGCGAGGACCTGAGGTATGACATCGAGCTTGAGCTCGAAGACGCTGCTTTTGGCGCAAAGAAGGAGATTGTCATACCTAAGCTGGAAACCTGCAACAAATGCAACGGCAAAGGCGCCAAGGACCATGAGGACATACAGGACTGCCCGGAATGCCACGGCTCAGGGTATGTCCAGGAAACCAGAAGGGTTGCATTCGGGGTTTTTGCAACAACATCGCCATGCAGAAAATGTAATGCATCCGGCAAGTTTATCAAAAATAGGTGCATGCACTGCGAAGGCACCGGCAGGCTTGAAAAAACAAGCAGGATTGAGGTGGAAATTCCGCCGGGAGTGGATGAAGGGACAAGGATGAGGGTTGCGGGCGAAGGCCAGGCCGGGGAAAGGAATGCGCCTCCTGGCGACCTGTATGTTGTCCTGCACATCAACGAGCACAGGATTTTTGAAAGAAGAGGGGAGGACATCTATGTTGAAGTGCCCATTAATTTCACAACTGCGGCATTGGGCGGTGAAATTGAAGTTCCAACACTGGAAGGCAAGGCGACCCTGAAAATACCGGAGGGAACGCAAAGCCACACTGTTTTCAAGATGAGGAACAAGGGAATGCCAAGATTGCACGGGCATGGATATGGCGACGAGCTTGTGAAGGTCAAAGTGGTTGTCCCGGAAAGGCTCACAAAAAAACAGCAGGAGATTATTGAGGAATTGGCAGATGAGCTTGGGGAAGAAGTCAAGCCGCCAAAGTCATTCTTCAAGAAGATAAGGGAAGCGTTCTAGAATTTTTGGATTTTCATAAGGAGAAAAAACTTGTTCACTCTTGTCACCGCCAATATGATTAGTGATATTGCAATGTACACGGCCAATGCATATCCAAACATGAGCATCAATGGATATAGATCCCCAAGATAAATATATGCAACTATCAGCTGCATCGGTGCATAGGTATCCTGTACCGTGCCTCCATCCGGCAATTGTACATTCTCGTGCATGATTGGCAACAGCAATACCAGAAGCGTCAAGGTGACATTTACTATTGTGGGCCTGAGGAATCCAAATGCCATGGTGGCTAATAATCAGGCATATTTTAAAAAGGTTGCTGAAATAATAAAATATTATTTTTTCTTTATGACCGCTATGGTTACATCATCGTCACTATGCCTGCGCAGCTCTTTCATAATTGCCTGGTAAATTGTCTTGGCCTTCTCAGCCTTTACTTCCTGCAACAGAGGCTCGAGCCCGGTGCCCGCGAAGTTCATTGCGCCCTTTTTCTGCTCTGTCAGGCCGTCGGTATAAAGCAGCATTATGTCTCCCTGGCCGAGCAAGGCTATTTCGTTTACAGCATAATGGTCCTTTGTGCCAAATGTGGGCTCGAAATGCTCAATATCATGGTGGTATCTTGAGGGCAGGACGCCGAGAAAGGTGGAAGCAGCAGTGTACTTTCCGTCCAACTTCTCGAGCCGGTTATTTTCATTGGAAAAAACAAGAGGAGGAGGATGGCCTGCAAGGAGGTACCTGAACCTGCCGTCATTTGCAACCTCGCCATAAATCATTGTCACAAAGGGCGGGCTGGCCATTGTTGAGTGGCTGACAAGGTTGTACAGCCGCGTATTGAGCTTTTCAAAAAGCCGCGGTGTGATTTCGCCATGCTGCTCGAGCTCATAGCCAATGCCCATCTTGAAGGCGGCGTAAAGATATACGCCCATCGTGCTGTCAGTTATCCTGTGGCCAGCCACATCTGCAATCAATATGCCGAAGCGGTCAAGGTTTTTTGACAAGGCTGCTGCCAATTGCTGGTTGTTTTGCTCCAAGGCGCGCTCAATTTTCTTGGCAAGGTTATGCTCATGGAAATTTATGGTGATTGCAAGGTCACCTGACACCTTGCCCTGCAGCGGCTGGGAGCGCACATAGTAATCTATCCCAGGAAGCTGGGGAAAGCTGTCCTGGCGCGGCAGAGTCAGGCCTGCCAGATTCTGAAAATGCTCAATTTCACGCCTTAGACGCCCCAGTTCCTTTTCCAGTTCAGCCCTATCCATACCTTTGATTGGTTTCATACTTGCCTCATAAAAAGTGCCCACTGGCTATTTCATAGCTCTGGCTGGTATTGATTAATCCAGTTTAAAGTGGACGCAGATGCTGTTATTGGGAAAAATGAGGGTTAATAAAGCTATGTTTAAATTGTTTTTTCTCGACGGAGAGATGGCAGTAGTGAGTCTTGATGCCCTCATTCAATTATGATGTGTTTCCGCTTTTTTAGCGGAGACAATGACATTTTCTTTTCCCTGGACCTTAACAGCCGGATGAAGCGGGATATTTCCGGATCATCAGCTACAAGTGTATCAATTAGTTTACGGCGCAATTCAACCCCGACCAATTTTTGCCGGGGCGACTGGAAACCGATTATCAGCTGCGACTCCGAATCGAAATTAACTCCCAGGTACACCATTTCCTTCCTGGAATTGAGTCCCAGCGGAACATAATAGTCGTGTGGAAGAAGGAGAGTGTCTGAATACCGCATCTTAACCCCCTGGTCAGCAATTCTCTTGACCTTATAGCCAGACTCCGAAAACCTGCCAACTATGCCAAAGCTTGGGTCAACCAGAATAGGGTTTGCTGAAAGTATCTTTTCAATGCTGTCCGGACCTTTTGCAATTTGCTGATTGTCCATCAATGGCTCCTCACTAACCAGCAGGAATACATGGCTGCTGGCCTTATCGACAAAATAATTTGTGTCATGGCCTGTGGCCCTATATGCGAAACTTGCCGGGTACTGCTGGCGGATTGCATGATAAGCGGCAATCATCAGTTCAGAACATGAGCCTGATGTGATATTGGCAGCGTGGTTATAGAAAGGGTCGAATTTGAAAACCCTGTCTTCCGGATTATAAGATATGGCCATTCCATTGTCTAGAATGTTGAATTGCCCGTATTTGTACTGCCCAATGATTTTTTTCAGGCCTTGCTCAACCATATCAGAGACAGAAGGTGGCGACTTTTAAAGTTTTGTATTGTAACTACTACTCTGTAAAAAATTAAGTTGAATCCAACCTAAGTCAGTGAATTTCAAAAATTCCATAGTTAGATTTCAATTCAACAAATATTTCTCATAATACATAAACCTTTTATAATTCTGCAGCAAGGATTTCCATATGGCTATGTCATTCAGGGGATGGGCTAAGAATTACCTGTCAGGTCTGCTTGTATACACTTCGGGAATGGCATTGTTCAATTTCTTGCCATACTACCAGTCCGGCCTCTCCTGGCAAACCCAATGGACACTGATGTATCTCTATCTTTCCTATGTGATTTTGTCCCCGCTTTACTATGCATTCCTGAAAAATGGTTCGGGGGAAGGCAAGCCTTTCCTTTTCCTGAGGGCCGTAAAAAAATATTTTTCCACAGTTTTCTGGCCAGGCAAGCATTCTGAAATTTCAAGGGAAGAGAAGGTGGCAACTCTTTTCATGGCAGTGAAGCTCTTCTACCTGCCGACGATGATCAATTTCTTCTGGAACAACCTGGGCATTGCCAGGCCTTTTTATGAGAATTTCCAGTGGTATCCCTTTGCGCTGAATTTCCTGTTTGTTGTGGACACGCTTATTTTTGCATTTGGCTATGCCTTTGAATTCAGGTTCCTGAAGAATGTTGTGAAATCAGTTGAGCCCACCATATTCGGCTGGGCAGTGACACTGATTTGCTATCCACCTTTCAACATGTTTGCAGGAAAATATGTGCCATGGGGGGCAAATGACTATGCTGATTTTGGGAATGTGACAATTTATGCCCGGATAATTTTGGTGCTGTTGCTTGCAATATTTGTGGCTGCAAGCATTTCGCTCGGATTCAAGGCGTCCAACCTCACGAACCGGGGAATTGTGTCAAAGTTTCCTTACTCAGTTGTCAGACATCCTGCCTATGTCAGCAAGATTTTGATATGGTGGATTACATTGGTCCCCGTCATGAGCATCCCGTTTGCGCTGGGCATGTGCTTCTGGACAATAATCTATTTTTTCAGGGCAATGACCGAGGAAAGGCACCTGATGCAGGACCCGGATTATGTTGCGTACTGCAGGAAAGTGAAGTATAGGTTTGTGCCGGGGATATTTTGATTTGATGCTATAATGTTCTTCACTTGCAAAATGTTCATCACTCTGAAAGGACTACGTTCACATAGCTTTATTAATCATAGATAGATTCAGTTTTTTATGAATAAAAAACAGATGGCATACCAAACAACAAGGATTTTGTATGGCAAAGAGGATATTATCCTTCTTGGCTCTGCCGCGCTTTTTGGCTGGAACTCCGCTGATTATTTAGCCAACGCCCAGGATTTTATGCGCTATGCAATAGGAGGGGCATTTGGCCTTGCATCCCTGTCTGTTGGCTTTTTTGCTTTCCTTACAGTAGGAACAAGGCATTACCTGAATAAGGATCGGAAAAAACTCGAAAATGACGGGGCAAGCTATCCTCTCCAAAATTCAGAAAGAATAACAATAGAAGATGCAGATGGCTTGGAAAACCTGCTAGAAAGGACCCGTGCGGGCGAAAGAAAGGAATGGGGAACTTTGCTGAAAGCTTACGATGATAAAGGAACGACAGTTGTTACAGAGATACTTCACCCCGGGATTGCTGAAGCAGAAGGATTGATATTTTTTTTGACTGGAGGGACCGGCCAAGTAAATTCTGCATTGGCACGGCAGCAAGGGTATAATGGATTCCACCATTACCATCCAAATCATGGACCAGGATGGGCTGGCGCAGGGAATTTTTCGATTGGACTGGTGGATAGGAATAAACCATTGGACTGGATAAACCTTTTGACCTTCAACATGCCTGATGGCCCTGAAATAATCGGATTTAACCAGCGATTTGTATATGTGCCATTAGAAAAAGGGAGCAAAAATGAGCTTGTGAGAGCTGACCACGGCAAAATAATGGAATATTTGGGGGCATGAACTGGATTTCCACAAAATTATTTCCTAACCTTGCCAAGCAGATGATTCTGCTCCAGGAATTCCGCAACCATTTTGTCGACGTATTTCTTCCAGTTTCCGTTCCTGGTGATAATTCTCCTGACTTTTGTGCCGGAAATGCCGCGATAGATGTCGACTTTCCTGATAGGGAATTTGTGTTTTCTGAACAAGACCAGCATGTCATTGTTGCCCGAAAACATGATGGAATTGTTTGGCACAGCCTTTCGGAATTTTCGCATCCAGACTGCATCGCTTTTGGTATCCGGGATTCCAATAAGCTGGCAATTTTTTATCTTGAGCTTTCGCAAAGCAGCTTTTATCATCTGATTTCTTTCAGAATAAGTGAATGGGTTGTTCCTGCCTTTTTTCTGGCGTGTCCCGACAAGGATTAAAACCTCGGTATAATCCCTGCTTAGCTTCTTGACTACCCAAAGGTGGCCCAGATGGAATGGCTGGAACCTTCCTAAAAACAAGGCTGTCCTTGTGCTTTTTTTCATTTTTCAGTTTTAGTTCCACAATCATAAAAACTTTTGCATTATGAGACTAACAAGAAAACCCCCCAAACCATCAACGCTGTTCCGGCAAGATGGTAGACAAAGTTCTTCCTTTCCCTGAAAAGGAAAAATGCCACGACAACGGAAAACAGGATTGCCAGGCGCTTTATTGCAATGACATAAGCCACATATGTCAATGTCAAAGTGTACAAGTGGATTGCATACACAACAACCAAAATTGCGGCATATATGGCGCCATGCCGTAATTCCCATTTGTACTTTGAAAAATCAATGCGCTGGTGGTGCTTTCTCACATAAAAGGCTGCAAATGGAAGGACAAAAAAAGACCACAACATGAGGTATGACTCAAAATTTGTGTGGGTGACCATGTACTTGTCAATGACAGAGCCCAGGCCATAGAGCAATGCGACATAGAACATATACCTTGAGCCCCTGTTCCGGAAAATTGTCATGATTGGGGTGAGCAAATTTCCGCCACTGTCCCCTGCGTTGAGGATGTACGTTCCAAGAACTATCGCACTAATCCCGATCAACCCTGTTTGCCCGGGCGCTTCCCCGAGCCAGTAGAAAGCCAGGAGCGTGGTGAATAATGGTGTGAGGGAAAGCAGGGGAATTGTCTCGCCAACTGAAGCATACTTCAAGGATTTGAGGAACAGAAGTTCTTCTATGAGGATCAGGATTCCTGAAAATATGTAGAGAGGGATGAGGGCTAACGGCAGCGACACCTTGTCCCAGAAAATAATCATGCCAATAAGGCTCAGAATGGCAAATACCGAGTTGTAGATGAGAAAGAAAATCAATGCATCAGCCTTTTGCATGGATTTCTTTGCCCAAAGCTGGGCCACAGAGTAAGCGGCTGCAAGGAGCAGCCCGAAGATGATCCATTCCATGCAGGAAGAGAGTTGTGCTTGCTATTTATTGTTTTTGGAAACTGCAGTGCATGGCCGAAACTGGATGGCAAAATTTTTAAAGTGTGACAGCTCAAAGCGCCTGTAGATGGGACTTTTAGGCAAGCTGAAGTTTTGGAAAAAAGAGGACGACAGCCTGGATGACCTGGGCTTGGGTGGCGGTGACTTAGGTAGTGCTCCGGGAACTGACCCTTTCGGCGGTGCGAATGACCCATTTGCAAGTGCAGGCGATAATCCTTTTTCTGACATGCCAATGAATTTGCCAGGCCAGGGAATGCGCTCGCCCCAAGGCATGCCGCCAATGAGGCCCCAGATGAGGCCAAGCATGGACAGCCCTAATTTTGGGCAGCCTGGTTTTGGAAGCCAGCAAGCGCAACAGCCATTGGAGCAGCCGGATTTCAACAGGCCATTTACAATGAGTGCCCAGCAACAGCAGCAGGGCCAGGCCATGGCAAATAACAATTATGCGCTGTCAAAAGACATAGAGCTAATATCAAGCAAGCTTGATTCCCTGAGGGTTTCACTTGACATGATTAACCAGAGGCTTTCGAATATTGAGCGCATGAATGAAAGGGAACAGGTCAGGAAAAAAACAGGATGGTAGGCTTTTCTCAAGCTTTTTTTGGCGTAGTCCCGCAAGATTCCCAGTAAATTTTTATACAGGCAGGCCAATG harbors:
- a CDS encoding EamA family transporter; the encoded protein is MEWIIFGLLLAAAYSVAQLWAKKSMQKADALIFFLIYNSVFAILSLIGMIIFWDKVSLPLALIPLYIFSGILILIEELLFLKSLKYASVGETIPLLSLTPLFTTLLAFYWLGEAPGQTGLIGISAIVLGTYILNAGDSGGNLLTPIMTIFRNRGSRYMFYVALLYGLGSVIDKYMVTHTNFESYLMLWSFFVLPFAAFYVRKHHQRIDFSKYKWELRHGAIYAAILVVVYAIHLYTLTLTYVAYVIAIKRLAILFSVVVAFFLFRERKNFVYHLAGTALMVWGVFLLVS
- a CDS encoding NUDIX hydrolase, with amino-acid sequence MKPKRYPIATTGVVVANRKNEILLLKRTNNPYKGYWTIPGGHIEWDEDVAKCAIRETEEETGIKLDKISFLRYNQEIDRKRDWHAIAIVFHAKTSKKPKKRTNEASEIRFFSEKDAKKLKIAFGHGKTIKEYYSKSAG
- a CDS encoding adenylyltransferase/cytidyltransferase family protein, producing MKKSTRTALFLGRFQPFHLGHLWVVKKLSRDYTEVLILVGTRQKKGRNNPFTYSERNQMIKAALRKLKIKNCQLIGIPDTKSDAVWMRKFRKAVPNNSIMFSGNNDMLVLFRKHKFPIRKVDIYRGISGTKVRRIITRNGNWKKYVDKMVAEFLEQNHLLGKVRK
- the dnaJ gene encoding molecular chaperone DnaJ — its product is MAGEKDYYKILGVEKGASKEDIRKAYKNLAKKYHPDLNKSPDATEKFKEINEAAAVLADDQKRQQYDAYGTTAEQFGGAGFDFRDFMSGHDFDFDTIFDSFFGEGGSIFGGQDIFGRGRRRSRGPRRGEDLRYDIELELEDAAFGAKKEIVIPKLETCNKCNGKGAKDHEDIQDCPECHGSGYVQETRRVAFGVFATTSPCRKCNASGKFIKNRCMHCEGTGRLEKTSRIEVEIPPGVDEGTRMRVAGEGQAGERNAPPGDLYVVLHINEHRIFERRGEDIYVEVPINFTTAALGGEIEVPTLEGKATLKIPEGTQSHTVFKMRNKGMPRLHGHGYGDELVKVKVVVPERLTKKQQEIIEELADELGEEVKPPKSFFKKIREAF
- a CDS encoding serine/threonine-protein phosphatase; the encoded protein is MKPIKGMDRAELEKELGRLRREIEHFQNLAGLTLPRQDSFPQLPGIDYYVRSQPLQGKVSGDLAITINFHEHNLAKKIERALEQNNQQLAAALSKNLDRFGILIADVAGHRITDSTMGVYLYAAFKMGIGYELEQHGEITPRLFEKLNTRLYNLVSHSTMASPPFVTMIYGEVANDGRFRYLLAGHPPPLVFSNENNRLEKLDGKYTAASTFLGVLPSRYHHDIEHFEPTFGTKDHYAVNEIALLGQGDIMLLYTDGLTEQKKGAMNFAGTGLEPLLQEVKAEKAKTIYQAIMKELRRHSDDDVTIAVIKKK
- the dnaK gene encoding molecular chaperone DnaK, producing the protein MAKIIGIDLGTSNSAAAFLEAGRPKIIPSAEGASLYGKAFPSVVAFTKDNQMLVGEPAKRQAVSNPDGTIFAAKRKMGTSHKYKVHGKDYTPQQISAYVLQKIKKDAEEFLGEKIEKAVITVPAYFDDNQRQATKDAGTIAGLEVVRIINEPTAASLAYGLDKVDKEQKILVFDFGGGTLDVTIMEFGQGVFEVKSTSGDTQLGGTDMDKAVVDWVVKEFKKQENVDISKDSMAMQRVREAAEKAKIELSTTLDTDLNLPFITATNDGPKHLTMKLRRSQLEELVRPIIDKCRHPVEQALKDAKLTRNDVDKIIMVGGPTRMPILQKFVEDMLGKKVERGVDPMECVAMGAAIQAGVLSGEVKDILLLDVTPLSLGIETLGGVFTKLIERNATIPTKKSQTFSTAADNQPAVTIRVFQGERPMANDNKLLGQFDLVGIPPAPRGIPKIEVTFDIDANGIVHVTAHDLGTGKQQSIKITASQKLSDDEIERMKKQAEEHADEDKKRKEEAEVINQADTLVYSSEKLFKDFEGKVKADELEPVKGEIAELKKLLEAESKDASAIKAKTDSINEKIQKLSTELYSRVQQEQAAQAADPGNGHAEHGDSHGNDSPGDEKVVDAEYEVKDKEGKGAEGDRKAGKKK
- the grpE gene encoding nucleotide exchange factor GrpE — its product is MTKKKHEHAEEKEPKKEAVQDPKDVQIAELTDTLQRLQAEFENYKKRVDKEKESFAKYCNGKMVARLLPLLDSFEQAIKNGNGADIEKFRKGIELIYAQLYSLLEADGLRPIKAVGEKFDPYRHEVLMQAESDKDDTILEEFQKGYMLGDSVLRHSKVKIGKKKPENLAGEEKNET